TGGACGCCGTCGGCCACGTCTTCGCGATCATGACCCGCGCCTCCGGGAAGATCCCGCAGATCTCCGTCGTGATCGGTCCCGCAGCCGGCGGCGCCGCCTACGGGCCGGCCCTGACCGACATCGTCATCCTGGCGGCGGAGGGACGTATCTTCGTCACCGGTCCCGACGTCGTGCGTTCGGTGACCGGCGAGGACGTCGACGCCCTGCGGCTCGGCGGCCCGGAACCGCACGGTCGGCGCTCGGGTGTGGTCCATGTCGTCACCGACTCCTCGGAGCAGGCCTACGAGCGCGGTCGCCTGATCACGAATCTGCTCGGCGCACAGGGTGATTGGGGTTCGGTCGAAGACCGCGACCTCGCCGCGTTGCTGCCGGAATCCGCCAAGCGCGCGTATGACGTGCACCCGCTGGTGGAGCAGCTCCTCGACGACCCGCAGACCAGCGTCGAACTGCATCCCCGATGGGCCCCCAACGTCACCACCGCCCTTGGTCGTGTGGGCGGGCGCACCGTCGGTGTCGTGGCGAACAACCCGATCCGCCTCGGCGGCTGCCTTGATGCCTCGTCGGCGGAGAAGGCCGCGCGGTTCGTGCGGATGTGCGACGCATTCGGTGTGCCCCTGATCGTTCTGGTCGACGTGCCCGGGTACCTACCCGGCGTGGGCCAGGAGTGGGATGGTGTCGTACGCCGTGGGGCCAAGTTGCTGCACGCGTTCGCTGAGTGTGTGGTCCCGCGGGTGACGGTCGTGACCCGCAAGGCGTACGGCGGCGCGTACATCGCGATGAACGCCAAATCGCTCGGTGCGACAAAGGTATTCGCGTGGCCCGGTGCCGAGTTGGCCGTCATGGGTCACGTCGCTGCGGTCCGGATTCTGCACCGTCGTCGCCTCGCGGAGACCGAAGGCGAGGAACGCACCGAGATGGAGAACCAACTCGCTGCAGAGCACGCTGTCCTCGCCGGCGGACTCACCCGTGCCCTCGAGATCGGCGTCATCGACGAGGTCGTCGAGCCCTCGGCTACCCGCACCTCAGTTGCAGCCGCGTTGGCTGCCGCGCCGGCGCAACGGGGACAGCACGGCAACATCCCGCTCTGAGCGAATCACTGCGTCTGGTCAGCGCGCCGGCGCAGATCGAAGAAGAGCAGACCCAGGCCGATGACCGCGGCGGGAATCACCACCGCGGTCATCAGGCCGCCGATCAGATCCTCGATCCAGATCGGCCAGCCGGTCAGCAACAACAGTGCCCCGCCGATGACCGGGCCCACCCCGGCGGCGGTGAGGACCAGCAACATCGCGACGATCGCTGACTTCACCGGTCGCGTGCGGACCAGTTGCGCGCTGCGCTTGAACGCGGCCCGCAGTGGCCGCTCCTCCACCGCCGCAGCGGCCATCGCCACCGACCACAGCGTGAGCATCACCAGTGCGAGCGGCGCGAGCCAGAAGGTGATGAACGCGGTCCCGACCAGCAGCACCGTCACCAGGAAGACGTAGACCGGTGTCCGGTGCTCGTTGACCTCGCGGGCGGCGGCCCGCACATCAGGCGTGTGACCGTCGCGCAGTTGCTCCAGCAGATCGAGAACGATGGCGGCACAGACCGCGTCGATGATCGCGACCAGCACCCATCCGATGCCAGCGATCACCCAGGTCCACCAGGCGTTCACCCCTGGATCCAGGTCGGTGATGGTGCCCTTCGGTCCGATGTGGATGGCCAGACGGGTCAGGGTCCGCACGATGTAGGTGCTCACGAAGAGCACCCCCGCGACCGGCAGCAGTTGCGCCGTCAACCGCCACGCGATCGCGAACATCGCCGCCAGGATCTGGCCGACGCTCCGCTCGCGGTCAACGGTCCCGGGTGCACTGCGCCGCCACTTGGTGCGCGCTGCCAACCAGATGGCCAGCGCCACAGCGGCCAGGATCAGGCCTCCGGTCAGCACGGGCTGGGCCAGGAGCTTCAGGAACAGCGTCGAGCCCTGGGACACCATCCCGCAGAAAGCGGTCGTCGCCATGGTCGGCACTTGCGGAAGGTCGACCGACGCCGGGCGACCTTCGTCGTCGACCCAGGCGATCGGCGTACTCCATTGGGTCTTGGTCGCCGGACCGGTCGGTCCGTTGTTGAAGGTCGGTTGCTTCTCACCCCAGTGCCCGGTGAACGCCAGCCAGGCGAACGGATCGTTCGGGTCGGTCGGCACCGTGCTGGGAAGCAGGATCACCTGGGGACGGATCTGAGTGCCCGGGGCCGTGGTGTTGTCGCAACCGAACCCGGTCGCTGCGCCGCGGCCGAGCCAGTGCTCCTGGCTGTAGTACGACGCGTGCGAACCCTGGCCGGGGTAGACCACCGGATGGGTGCCATCGACCAGGCGCAGCTTGTCCTCACCCCAGTCGGCGACCTCGGAACCCTCATGCTGGGCGTACGCCGTCTGGACCGGCTCGGTGCGCAGCGCCGCCGCGACCGTTGGCACATCGAAGTCGACCTGGATCATCTCCCAGTCGCTCTCGTGCCGGTCGTTCCAGTCGTTGTAGACGTAGTAGAACCAGTACTGCACGACGACGTGGCCCTGGTCGGTGACCACGCGCGCGTAGATGCTCGGGCTGTGACCCTCGCGAATCTGGTCGTACCACTTCTCGTAACTGCACCCGGGCCGCAGTGCGTTACCGGGCAGATCGAGATAACTGTCCGGACCCGCCGTCGCCAGCTGACTGGCGGTCGGCGCGTCGATGGTGCCGTGTGGCGTGCGCAGGGTGACGTCCTGGCGGCCGAGCACCGCGTCCACCGAGATCGGCAGATACGGCTCGCCGTCGCCGCAGGGGGTGGTGTGCTTGCGGACGACCAACACCGGCGCGTAGCGGTCGGCGAGTTGTTGCGCCTGGCTGTCGGTCGTCGTACTCGCCTGGCTAGCGGCGGAGGCTGGAGCCCAGGTCGAAAGTACGGCGATCAGCAGCGCGAGCAGTACCCCGCTGAGCGCAGTGCGCTTGTTCAGGAGACGCGGTGCAGCCAGCGGACGGTCGCGCCGTCCCCGGCGTAGCGGAAGGGTTCGAGTTCCTGGTCCCAGGCCGTGCCCAGCAACTCGGCCACCTCGGCCCGGAACCGCTCGGGGTCCCCGCCACTGGCGATCACCACCGACCGCAACCGATCCTCGTTGACGACGGCGTCCCCGGAGGCGTTGGTCCAGGTGTGATGGATGCCGAGATCGGGCGTGCTGGCCCAGCGCGAACCATCGCATCCCGGTGTCGGCTCCTCGGTGACTTCGTAGCGCACGCCCTCCCAGCCCCGCAGCGCAGTGGTCAGCCGCGCGCCCGTGCCGGGCTCGGCGGCCCAGGAGAACTCGGTGCGGACCGACCCGGGCGACACCGGTTGTTTGGTCCATTCCAGATGGACCGGCTGACCCAGGACGCTCTCCAAGGCCCAGCCGATATGCGGGCACAACGAAACCGGGGTGGAGTGGATGAACACCACACCCCGAGCGACGGCGCGCGTGCGCGATGCCGACATAACCTGCCTCCTTCACGGGACCGAGGACGTCTTCCCCTACGCCTCGAACAGTGAAGGACTCCCCCATTGTGCCCCACACGCCACAGGAGCACCAGTGGTCACAACAGCCACTGGTGCTCCTGGGCGATGCGATTCTGACGCTCCTACGCGGTGGGCGGCGCGGCCGGCGGATCGGTGGGGGTGCTGGGCGCCGCCGGTGTGCTCGGCAGCACGGGGGTGCCCGCCGACTGTCCCCGCAGGCCCGCCTCGTCGAGCAACGTGCCCGCCTGCTGGGCGAACTTGTGCTCGACCAGCAACTCGAAGCTGCTCGGGACAATGGCGCTGACGGAGCTGAAGTCACGCTGGCCGCGGGTGAACCCGTAGCCGATCGCCGACCAGATCAGACCGAACACGGCACCCCAAAGGGCGGTGTAGATCACGACCTGCCAGACGGTGATGTTCTTGACGAACAGCGAGAAGATCAGGCCGATGAACAGACCGAACCAGGCTCCCGACAGGATGCCGGCGGTGATGACTTTGCTCCAGTTGAGTCGGCCGGTGACCCGCTCGATCTGCTTCAGATCGGAGCCGACGATCAAGCAGTTCTCCACCGGGAACTGCTTGTCCGAGAGCAGGTCGACCGCCTTCTGCGCCTCCGGGTAGGTGGCGTAGGTGGCCAGGGACATCGGGTATTCGAGTTTGAGCGCGGTGTTGCGGGCGGCTGCGCCAAGACCGAGCGAGTTTGTCGACATGCCCTGATGCTATCGGCGCTGACACAGGGCAACGGCGTTACCGCCTTCGACGCGCCGCAACCAACAGCGCGGCGGATTCCGGCGGGCCATTTACACTGGCCGGGATCGGAATACAACGAGGTGGTCCCGGACGCGGAGCGACCTCGCCGGTTTGCGGCAGCACGATCCCTGTTGCTGCGTGTTTCCGGAGCTACAGGAGCCCCAGCGAGTGCCACGCCCAGTATCCGCCAAGGACACCTATCTACCCGGCCTCGACGGCATCCGCGCCATCGCGGTGGCTGCGGTGGTGCTCTACCACCTCAACGTCCCCGGACTGTCCGGCGGCCTGCTCGGGGTTGGCATCTTCTTCACCCTCAGCGGCTTCTTGATCACCACGATTCTGTTGCGCGCCTGGGCGCGCACCAATTCAGTGGGACTGGTCGGTTTCTACCTGCGCCGGGCAAGGCGCCTGTTCCCGGCGGTCGTCCTGGTGATTGCGGTCGTGATCGTGGCCACGCTCATTGCCGACCGGGACAACCTCGGCGCCACGGTCGGCAACGGCCTGGCCGGGCTGTTCTACGTGGCCAACTGGCACACGATCGCCGCGGGCGGAGACTACTTCGCGATCACCGCCGGTAACGGTGGCCCACTGGATCACCTGTGGTCACTGTCCGTCGAGGAGCAGTTCTACTTCGTCTGGCCGTTGCTGCTGATCGGCATGATCGTGCTCTTCCGCGGCAACCTGCGCGTCGTGGCCGTCGCAACGGGTGTGTTGTCGGCGATCAGCTTCGTGCTGCTCTACAAATTCTCGATCCGGCCGGCTGATGTGATGCCCGCGTTGTGGAGCACCACGCGTGCCTACGAAGGCACCGACACCCGGGCCGGCGGCCTGCTCATCGGCGCCATCTTCGCCATCGTGCTCTTCGAACGACCCTTCCGGGCGACCCAGGGTGCCTGGAAGGTGCCGGTGGACATCCTGGGTCTGGCCAGCCTGGTCGGCTTGGGCTGGATCATCTACTTCAGCGGTTCGCACCCGCAATCCCTGTACTCCTGGGGCATCCTCGCGCAGTCGTTGCTGACCGCGATCCTGGTCATCAGCGCCATCCACCCCGGCTCGATGATCGTGCGCAACCTGCTCGGTGCGCAGCCGTTCCGGTGGATCGGCGAGCGCTCCTACGGCATCTACCTGTGGCACCTGCCGGTCATCTACTTCACCCCGCAGAGTTGGATCGACGCACATGCGGTGCTGGTGGGCATCGGCCAGGTGGCCATCACGCTGATCCTGTCGGCCCTGAGTTGGACCCTGCTGGAGGACCCGATCCGGCGCAACGGTTTCCGCGCCGCGTTCAAACGGCCAGCCAACGCCGAGGGTCGTCGGCGCGCCGTGCCCGTCATCGTGTCCGGCTTCGCCGCCCTCGGCCTGGTCGCCAGTGTCGGGCTGGGCAGCGCTTCCGCACTCGGCCGCGGCGCTGCGGTTGCGGACCCTGGGCCGGACAAACCGGGAGCGATCAACACCCCTCCCCCGACGAAGACCGGCAAACCGGTCAAGAACGGCATCCCGGGCAAGACCTCATGCACGTCGGTTGCGCACATCGGTGACTCCACGTCGATCGGACTTGAGTCCCCTGCCTCGTTGCCGAATGCCGCCGACCGGATCACGGCGCAATACAAGAAAGTCGGCGTCACCACGGTCAAGGAGGACATTTCCGGGGCCCGGGCCATCGTGGAGCACTGGAACAACCAGCCCAACGGTGAGGACGCGATCGAGAAGTTCCAGAAGAGCGGGTACAAGGGCTGCTACGTCATCGCCCTGGGCAACAACGACGTCGCGAACCTGTCCGTCGGCGCTGCGTACTCTCTCGACCAGCGCATCGACATGGTCATGAAGCACACCAACAACCAACCGACCCTGTGGCTGACCAGCCGCACGTTGCGCACGGTCGGCCCCTACCGCGACGAGGGCTTTCCCGCGTTGTCGACAGCGCTGCAGAACGCCTGCAAGCGGTGGCCGAACCTGCGCGTCTTCGACTGGCGCAGTGAGGTCCAGACCAGTTGGTACCTGCCCGACGACAAGATCCACTACACGACCAAGGGCTACCAGGAGCGGGCCAAGCGCATCGCCCTCGCCTTGGCGAACGCCTTCCCCAAGGACGGCAAACCAGCCTCAACCTGCCTGGTGTACTCGGGTTTGAAGGCCAACCAGTGAACACGGCGGTTACCCGGAAAGGCGTGACTCGGCGTACGTCGATGGTCGGCTCTGGTGCCGTCCTCGCCGTGGCGGCCCTGGGACTGAGCGCCTGTGGCGGCGGGACGTCGGCGGCACCATCGTCAACGTCGACGACGTCCACTACATCGTCTGCTCGGTCCTCATCAGTCTCGTCGTCGGCATCGTCATCGTCGGTCTCGTCGCCTTCGGCGACCAGCACCTCGAGCACGCCGTCGTCTACGACCTCCGCCACGGCGTCAGGGTCGCCGTCGGCTTCCTCGACCGCGACGGGGACAGCCAGCACCGCCGCCGTGCCGTATCCGCAGACGTCGTGCACCTCGGTGGTGCACATCGGGGATTCGACCTCGGACGGCCTGGTCGCATCCGGCGGATTCCTGAAGAATCCGGCGTGGGACGTCGATGCGCAGTACAAGGATGTCGGAGTCAAGAACGTCACGACCGACATCTCCGGTGCCCGGGCAATCATCGAGCACTGGAACAACCAGCCGAACTCCCTGGATGCGATCGAGAAGTTCGAGAAGCAGGGTTACCAGGGCTGTTACGTGCTGGCGATCGGCAACAACGACCTGGCCAATATGAGTGTCGGCGGCGCCGGCCCGATGTCCATGCGAATCGACCTGATGATGCAACACGCCGGGTCGAATCCGGTGATGTGGCTGACCAGTCGCACGCTGCGCACCTCGGGTCCGTACACCGATGCCAACTTCCCGGCCCTGTCGAGCGCGCTGATCGCGGCCTGCCAGAAGTACCCGAACCTGCGGGTCTTCGACTGGCGCAGCGAGGTGCAGACCAGCTGGTACCAGCCGGCGGACAAGATCCACTACACCAGCCACGGCTATCGGGAGCGCGCTGAGCGGATCGCGCGTGCCTTGGCCAACGCTTTCCCGGCGTCCGGTGCCACGTCCTCGTGCGTGATCCACTCCGGGCTGAGCGCGAGCCAGTAGCCGCCGTGGCCCGCTTGGTTCGCCGCGCTGCGGTCGGCGATACCGGTGTGGTCCTGGAGGTCGATGGTTCGGGGAACTATCGCCTCGGCTTTCCCAACGACCTGACGACGAGCGCCGATGAGTCGTGGTGCGATCCGCCGGAGGAACTGTTCTCCTACGAACTTGTCCTGCGCCCAGACCACTACGTTGCAGTGGGTTTCAGCCAGAGCACTGTGACTGTGGACGTGAGGGTGGCTGGGGCGACGTCCTGGACTCCGGCGCACCCGGTGCAGATCGGCGCTGTATGGGCTTGCCCCAGACCCGCGGGAGCCGTCACGCTCAGAATTCGTAACCGTGTCGATGAGATACGTGAGCACCGACCCGACCGGCGTCGCGGGCCAGGCCTAGCGGCCAGTTCTACTTGAAGAACTCACTGATTGTGTCGGGCACTCCAGACGCGAAAAGGACGACGCCGAAACCGACGATCAGCAGCGCGGCGAGCGCTCCGAGCAGGACCATCAGACTCTTGGCTACCTGGTGGACTCGCGGTCCGGAAGGCGTCCGAGCGATTGTCCGGTGCTGTGATTCTTCAGTGCATCTCGTCGCCCGGACTCCGCCACAGGTCGATGATCGCGTCGTGCAACCGGCGGTCGTTGGCCGGTAGGCCGTCGAGGACTTCGGCGAGGGAGACCGACGTCTGGCGGATTTCATAGCGGCTGGCCCGCGTGATGAACACCCGAGAGTAGTCAGGATCCTCGACCACTCGCTTCCATGACGCCGAGTCCTTCTCGTTGGCGAACCAGGCGGACGGTCCGAACTTCAGCTGCAGCGGGGCCTCGCTGTTTCCCTCGCCCTCACTGTCAACATCGAAGTTGATAGTCCACTGGTAGCTATACCGGTAGTTCGCGGAGACTCCGCGGACGAAGTCGTCGCCGAACGTTTCGTTCAGAGCAGGACCCAGCACTTGCTCGCTGTAACTCCTCAGTTTGTTCTTCACTCGCTGTAGAACTTCTCGGCCTTCGCCGAAGCGTTCGATGGCCTGGTCTCGGATAGCGTCGCCGAACTCCTCAGCTGCTGCTTGCTGTGCCTGCCGCGCATATCGGCCTGCGGCTCCCGTTGCACACATAGCGGTCATGAACTCCAGAAGTTGGCGGTCTTCCACGCGTCCTCTGCCCTTTACGAATCGTCGGTACATCTGGTCGATAAAGGAATAGGCGTCGGGATGGTCGCGCTGGTAGCCATGGTTGGTCGACAGAGTCCGATGCAGTTCCGTCACGACGGCGCCGTAGGTGACCACGTGGGCGTTCTCCCAACCATCGCTCTGCAGAGAGCTGTCCTGGTCCCGGCAGAGCAGGACCACCGCGCCACGCTTGCCGTCCCTCTCCGCGTGCGCCAGGTAGCCGGCGTAGCTGTGGCCGTGACCATCGGAGGTGTAGTAGTTCTCGATCACGACGCGTTCGGTGTCGTTCTCCAGAACGATGTCGGCGATGTCCCAGGGGTTGCCGTCATCGGCCGTGTTGAGCTCCTGGACGACGATCTCGAACGTCTTCCGAAACTGCCGTGCACCCGGAAGCCCGCGGTTGATCTCCGAGAGGAAAATCTGCTGGGGCAGGTTCTTCAGACCGTGCGTTGCCTTCAGGTCAGGATTCAGCAACCAGGCGAACACGTTGGAGAGCTGCTTCTCGTGGCTGCCGTGGCGCATCACGTCGAAGACGTTGAAGCCGATTTGCATTGATCGCCCGAGAAGCGGCAATAGTTCGGTGACCATGTCCTTGCCCGACGAGGTACCCACAGCATCAAACTAGCGCCTCTGTCGCGATCGTCAGGAGACTGCCGCTGCCGACATCCGATCCCAGGAGACGGCGTCGGTGGCCGGCTCTACTTGAAGAACTCACTGATCGTGTCGGGCACCCCGGACGCGAACAGGACGACGCCAAAACCGACGATCAGCAGCGCGGCAAGCGCCCCGAGCAGAACCATCAGACCCTTGCCTACCTGGTGGACTCGCGGTCCGGCGATGGGCTCGTAGAGGGACAGATCAACGTCTTGAGTCGCTGGCGCCGGAGTCCTCGCTGTCGTGCTCGGAATAGCCAACGAGTTCGTCTGCACCACGAGGGCGTGGGACGGGTCGGCCACCGCATCGGGCAGAGCCCGCTGGGGTAACGCGCCGTGTCCGCGGGCGGCCGCGTCGGCCGCGCCTGCCAACCCCTTAGAGATGTCCATGCCTGAGAGTCTCAGACACTTGAGGACCGGGGCAAGCATCGAAGGTGAGTAGGGCGGCTGGGGCTTGAACCCAGGACCGACGGATTATGAGCCGGGGCTGCCCCTGAGTCGCCACTGTTTCCGTTTGCGCCCCCTCGCACCGGGGAGCGCCGAAACTGTCTGCTGCACAATGGATTCCGGCTCGCCTCGACGCGCGCCGAATCGCCGGGGCGTGGCAGTTCTGGAGGGGATTTCGCGGGGTCTTCTCCACACCGGCCCGCGCTGGCAGACTCTTGGGATGAGCACAGAGGTCTGGGCACTGGTCGGTGTGATTGTTGGTGCGATCCTTGGCGGGTTCGCACAGATTGCCGCTGGCACCCTCTCCGACCGCCGCGCGCATCAGGGATGGGTGCGGGACCAGCGATTGGGCGCCTACCAAAACTTCTTGACTCGCACAGACGGTCTGCTGTGGACACTCAACAACGCGAACTTCCGCGAAGAGCCTGAGCCACACCCGAATGACGAGTTCTTCGACGGCGGACTAACTCCGTTCAGTGCGCCCATCGAGATGTTCGGCGACAGGAAAGTCATCGATGCAGTCGACGCTGTCCGCAGCAAAGCGCACGCCTTCGCCGAGCGCCACGTGGGCATGGATGACCTCAGCGCGCAGATTCGCGATCTTGAGACCGCCCGCGACGCATACGTGCGTGCCATCCGCAAAGACCTTGCAGTCGAGTAGTCCCACCCAACTCACTCCCCCAAGCCTGACCCGCTCACCGACCAGCCGCGCGCTGACCCTCCGATCACGCCTACGCGATCCTCGCCAGAGTTCCAGGCCGGTCTGGGCAACGGCACTGAGACGCGTTCAAACGCCCGGGAAAACCCCATACGCGTGTTTGGGAGGGTGAGTTGCCATGTCCAGCAACACGATTCGGCGTCGCGGGGCGCACGGCGAAAGTTCTTGGCGCACCGGGGCGCACGCTGGCGTAGAGTTCTTGTCAGCGACCAACCGGGGGCCTGTACGGTCCCCACTAACGAACCGACCAGACGCGCCGAGGAGGTGACCGGACCGATGCAGACTCTTACCCGTCGCAACTCGCACGTGCGCACCTTGGACGAGCGGGCTGGCGGCCCGCAACGCCTGGGGCGCAGCGCGGTTGACCCGCTGGCCGGCAGCAGACCTACCGCACGCTGAACGTGCTGGGTACGGCTGACTTGCTCGCTGAGCACCGCCGGGCGGTCGCCGTGCTAAACGCGGCCGATCCCGCCACTCACCTCGCTGCCGTGGCTGCGTTGACGGCTGTCACCGTGGCCGCCGCTGAGTCGGCCCCCGCTGCCGAACCTTTGATCACTGCATCCCGCGCCCCGCGCGATCCGAACGCCCGCGTCGCAATCGTCGCGGGGCGTGAGGTCGTCAGCTAGCATCCGGTTAGCTCCCTCGCCCGTCGCTGAGCGCGGC
The window above is part of the Branchiibius hedensis genome. Proteins encoded here:
- a CDS encoding acyltransferase family protein, which gives rise to MPRPVSAKDTYLPGLDGIRAIAVAAVVLYHLNVPGLSGGLLGVGIFFTLSGFLITTILLRAWARTNSVGLVGFYLRRARRLFPAVVLVIAVVIVATLIADRDNLGATVGNGLAGLFYVANWHTIAAGGDYFAITAGNGGPLDHLWSLSVEEQFYFVWPLLLIGMIVLFRGNLRVVAVATGVLSAISFVLLYKFSIRPADVMPALWSTTRAYEGTDTRAGGLLIGAIFAIVLFERPFRATQGAWKVPVDILGLASLVGLGWIIYFSGSHPQSLYSWGILAQSLLTAILVISAIHPGSMIVRNLLGAQPFRWIGERSYGIYLWHLPVIYFTPQSWIDAHAVLVGIGQVAITLILSALSWTLLEDPIRRNGFRAAFKRPANAEGRRRAVPVIVSGFAALGLVASVGLGSASALGRGAAVADPGPDKPGAINTPPPTKTGKPVKNGIPGKTSCTSVAHIGDSTSIGLESPASLPNAADRITAQYKKVGVTTVKEDISGARAIVEHWNNQPNGEDAIEKFQKSGYKGCYVIALGNNDVANLSVGAAYSLDQRIDMVMKHTNNQPTLWLTSRTLRTVGPYRDEGFPALSTALQNACKRWPNLRVFDWRSEVQTSWYLPDDKIHYTTKGYQERAKRIALALANAFPKDGKPASTCLVYSGLKANQ
- a CDS encoding PD-(D/E)XK nuclease family protein; this translates as MVTELLPLLGRSMQIGFNVFDVMRHGSHEKQLSNVFAWLLNPDLKATHGLKNLPQQIFLSEINRGLPGARQFRKTFEIVVQELNTADDGNPWDIADIVLENDTERVVIENYYTSDGHGHSYAGYLAHAERDGKRGAVVLLCRDQDSSLQSDGWENAHVVTYGAVVTELHRTLSTNHGYQRDHPDAYSFIDQMYRRFVKGRGRVEDRQLLEFMTAMCATGAAGRYARQAQQAAAEEFGDAIRDQAIERFGEGREVLQRVKNKLRSYSEQVLGPALNETFGDDFVRGVSANYRYSYQWTINFDVDSEGEGNSEAPLQLKFGPSAWFANEKDSASWKRVVEDPDYSRVFITRASRYEIRQTSVSLAEVLDGLPANDRRLHDAIIDLWRSPGDEMH
- a CDS encoding general stress protein, coding for MSTNSLGLGAAARNTALKLEYPMSLATYATYPEAQKAVDLLSDKQFPVENCLIVGSDLKQIERVTGRLNWSKVITAGILSGAWFGLFIGLIFSLFVKNITVWQVVIYTALWGAVFGLIWSAIGYGFTRGQRDFSSVSAIVPSSFELLVEHKFAQQAGTLLDEAGLRGQSAGTPVLPSTPAAPSTPTDPPAAPPTA
- a CDS encoding carboxyl transferase domain-containing protein, encoding MTRQPSLASSEAHARARTIAADDPRNPLLRLESFFDPGTVELITEQDSSGALAARGLVDGAAAVAFATDATIQGGAMGDAGCKVIVAAYERALADEVPVVGLWHSGGARLAEGVLSLDAVGHVFAIMTRASGKIPQISVVIGPAAGGAAYGPALTDIVILAAEGRIFVTGPDVVRSVTGEDVDALRLGGPEPHGRRSGVVHVVTDSSEQAYERGRLITNLLGAQGDWGSVEDRDLAALLPESAKRAYDVHPLVEQLLDDPQTSVELHPRWAPNVTTALGRVGGRTVGVVANNPIRLGGCLDASSAEKAARFVRMCDAFGVPLIVLVDVPGYLPGVGQEWDGVVRRGAKLLHAFAECVVPRVTVVTRKAYGGAYIAMNAKSLGATKVFAWPGAELAVMGHVAAVRILHRRRLAETEGEERTEMENQLAAEHAVLAGGLTRALEIGVIDEVVEPSATRTSVAAALAAAPAQRGQHGNIPL
- a CDS encoding DUF3145 domain-containing protein, translated to MSASRTRAVARGVVFIHSTPVSLCPHIGWALESVLGQPVHLEWTKQPVSPGSVRTEFSWAAEPGTGARLTTALRGWEGVRYEVTEEPTPGCDGSRWASTPDLGIHHTWTNASGDAVVNEDRLRSVVIASGGDPERFRAEVAELLGTAWDQELEPFRYAGDGATVRWLHRVS
- a CDS encoding SGNH/GDSL hydrolase family protein is translated as MPYPQTSCTSVVHIGDSTSDGLVASGGFLKNPAWDVDAQYKDVGVKNVTTDISGARAIIEHWNNQPNSLDAIEKFEKQGYQGCYVLAIGNNDLANMSVGGAGPMSMRIDLMMQHAGSNPVMWLTSRTLRTSGPYTDANFPALSSALIAACQKYPNLRVFDWRSEVQTSWYQPADKIHYTSHGYRERAERIARALANAFPASGATSSCVIHSGLSASQ